Proteins from a genomic interval of Actinomycetota bacterium:
- a CDS encoding response regulator transcription factor produces the protein MLATQPTPTTTPLKVLIAEDQFLLREGTRRLLEEEGMNVVGVAVDYDSVIEQARSTHPDVVLMDIRMPPTHTMEGIKAAHEIKAEFPEIGVVVLSQHDDESYVWALLKEGVAGYGYLHKVRVGDVAQLVRALHEVAAGGSVLDPRIVERLLALRSRKPGSALGQLSQAEMEVLRLMAQGKNNARLSQEINVSLGTIEKRIASVFSKLGLSEEPELNRRVAAVLIYLRESATVN, from the coding sequence ACCCACTCCGACCACCACCCCTCTGAAGGTTCTTATTGCCGAAGACCAGTTCCTGTTGCGGGAGGGGACCCGGCGCCTGCTGGAGGAGGAGGGGATGAACGTCGTCGGCGTCGCAGTCGACTACGACTCGGTCATCGAGCAGGCCCGGAGCACCCACCCCGATGTCGTGTTGATGGACATCCGCATGCCGCCCACCCACACCATGGAGGGGATCAAGGCCGCCCACGAGATCAAGGCCGAGTTCCCGGAGATCGGCGTGGTGGTTCTCAGCCAGCACGACGACGAGAGCTACGTCTGGGCGCTGCTCAAGGAAGGAGTGGCCGGCTACGGCTACCTGCACAAGGTCCGGGTCGGCGACGTCGCCCAGCTGGTGCGTGCTCTCCACGAGGTCGCGGCCGGCGGGTCGGTTCTCGACCCCAGGATCGTCGAGCGGCTGCTGGCCCTGCGCTCCCGCAAGCCGGGGTCGGCTCTCGGACAGCTCAGCCAGGCGGAGATGGAGGTGCTGCGGCTGATGGCCCAGGGCAAGAACAACGCGCGCCTGTCCCAGGAGATCAACGTGTCGCTGGGAACAATCGAGAAGCGCATCGCCTCGGTCTTCTCCAAACTCGGCCTCTCGGAGGAGCCGGAGCTCAACCGTCGGGTGGCTGCGGTCCTGATCTACCTCAGGGAGTCTGCGACGGTCAACTGA